A genomic segment from Methanothermobacter tenebrarum encodes:
- a CDS encoding formylmethanofuran dehydrogenase subunit B: MEYVKNVVCPFCGTLCDDIICKVENNEIVGTINACRIAHNKFVHTKGATRYTKPLIRKNGELIEVTYDEAIEKAAEILAEAKRPLLYGWSSTECEAHAVGMELAEETGAVIDNTASVCHGPSVLALQDVGYPTCTLGEVKNRADVIVYWGCNPMHAHPRHISRHVFSRGFFRERGRPDRTVIVVDPRETDTAKLADIHLQVEFDRDYELIDAMRAYLLGHEILYEEVAGIPRETIEEAVEIMKNAQFGILFWGMGLTQSRGKHRNIDTAIMLTEDLNDFGKFNLIPMRGHYNVTGFNQVASWESGFPYCVDFSAGEPRYNPGETGANDLLQNREADALMVIASDPGAHFPQKAVEYMTEIPVIAVEPHRTPTTELADIIIPPAIVGLEAEGTAYRMEGVPIRMRKVVETDLLPDKEIVEKILEKVREIKASK; the protein is encoded by the coding sequence ATGGAATATGTTAAAAATGTTGTCTGCCCCTTCTGCGGAACCCTATGTGACGACATCATATGTAAAGTAGAAAACAATGAAATAGTAGGTACTATAAACGCTTGCAGAATCGCTCACAACAAGTTCGTACATACAAAGGGTGCAACACGCTATACAAAACCACTCATAAGGAAAAATGGGGAACTAATCGAAGTAACTTATGATGAAGCAATAGAAAAAGCCGCTGAGATCCTTGCAGAAGCCAAAAGACCCCTATTATATGGTTGGAGTTCTACTGAATGTGAAGCGCATGCTGTGGGCATGGAATTAGCAGAGGAAACAGGAGCAGTCATCGACAACACAGCATCTGTATGCCATGGTCCTTCAGTACTAGCACTACAGGACGTGGGATACCCCACATGTACACTCGGGGAAGTTAAAAACAGAGCAGATGTTATAGTCTACTGGGGATGCAACCCAATGCACGCCCACCCAAGACACATATCACGGCATGTATTCTCCAGAGGATTCTTCAGGGAACGTGGCAGACCTGACAGGACAGTCATCGTAGTAGATCCCAGGGAAACAGACACCGCAAAACTTGCAGACATCCACTTACAGGTAGAATTCGACAGGGACTATGAACTTATCGATGCAATGAGAGCATACCTATTAGGACATGAAATACTATACGAGGAAGTGGCAGGAATACCAAGAGAAACCATCGAAGAAGCAGTTGAAATCATGAAAAACGCCCAATTCGGGATACTATTCTGGGGTATGGGCCTAACCCAGAGTAGAGGAAAACACAGGAACATTGACACGGCCATTATGCTAACCGAAGACTTGAACGACTTTGGTAAATTCAACCTAATACCAATGAGAGGCCATTATAATGTTACCGGATTCAACCAGGTGGCTTCTTGGGAGAGCGGATTCCCATACTGTGTCGACTTTTCAGCTGGCGAACCAAGATACAACCCTGGGGAGACTGGTGCGAATGATCTACTCCAGAACAGGGAAGCAGATGCATTGATGGTTATAGCATCTGACCCTGGGGCTCATTTCCCACAGAAGGCTGTTGAATACATGACAGAGATCCCAGTGATAGCTGTTGAACCCCACAGGACTCCAACAACGGAATTAGCAGATATTATAATCCCACCAGCTATCGTCGGCCTTGAAGCAGAGGGCACAGCTTATAGGATGGAAGGCGTGCCTATAAGGATGAGAAAAGTCGTTGAAACAGACCTATTACCAGATAAAGAAATTGTGGAGAAAATCCTAGAAAAAGTGAGGGAGATAAAAGCATCCAAATAA
- the fwdC gene encoding tungsten-dependent formylmethanofuran dehydrogenase subunit FwdC produces MSEIILTPLDQPEVPLEASNIKPDVFAGKTVEEIKNIEILHGNTPVKLSDFFEVTGESSENPADLKIIIDGDVDRTKRIGEGMSAGEILIKGDVNMYVGAEMKGGKITVEGNAGPWAGQTMMGGELEILGDAGDYVGSSYRGDWRGMQGGTIIVHGNAGNEIGEYMNGGKIIIKGDVNIMTGIHMNNGLIIVEGDAIARVGAEMAGGTIVVKGIVNEFLPGFEYLGVEKDIEVDGQTIPGAFYKFLGDHAIKGAKGTVYVAVRGNGHIVP; encoded by the coding sequence ATGAGTGAGATAATATTAACTCCTCTAGACCAGCCAGAGGTGCCATTAGAAGCCTCCAACATAAAACCTGACGTATTCGCAGGTAAAACTGTCGAAGAGATCAAAAACATTGAAATACTCCATGGGAACACCCCTGTTAAATTATCAGACTTCTTCGAAGTAACTGGCGAATCATCCGAGAATCCTGCAGACCTCAAAATAATCATTGACGGCGACGTTGACAGGACAAAGAGGATAGGAGAAGGGATGAGCGCCGGCGAAATCCTCATAAAAGGCGATGTCAACATGTATGTCGGCGCTGAGATGAAAGGTGGTAAAATAACAGTTGAAGGAAACGCCGGACCATGGGCAGGGCAAACCATGATGGGTGGCGAACTAGAAATCCTAGGAGATGCTGGAGACTATGTAGGATCCTCATACCGTGGAGACTGGAGAGGCATGCAAGGCGGCACCATAATAGTCCATGGAAACGCTGGTAACGAGATCGGAGAATACATGAACGGTGGCAAAATCATCATCAAAGGCGACGTGAACATAATGACAGGAATACACATGAACAATGGACTTATCATAGTCGAAGGAGACGCTATTGCTAGGGTCGGTGCCGAAATGGCTGGAGGAACAATAGTAGTAAAAGGTATAGTCAACGAATTCCTCCCAGGATTCGAATACCTAGGCGTTGAAAAAGATATTGAAGTAGATGGACAAACAATACCCGGAGCTTTCTACAAGTTCCTAGGAGATCATGCTATTAAAGGCGCGAAAGGGACAGTATACGTGGCTGTTAGAGGTAACGGCCATATAGTCCCATAA
- the fwdA gene encoding tungsten-dependent formylmethanofuran dehydrogenase subunit FwdA, producing the protein MELIIKNGFVYCPLNDIDGEKMDICVKDGKIVESVSDDAKVIDASGKIVMPGGVDPHAHIAGPKVNIGRTYRPEDSKKAAAKFKGGRAGSGFSVPSTFMAGYNYAKMGYTTAMEAAMPPLLARHTHEEFHDTPLIDHSAYTLFGNNWFVMEYLKEGDIDRCAAYASWLLKATKGYTIKLVNPAGTEAWGWGGNVHGIHEPAPYFDITPAEIIKGLAEVNEKLRMPHSIHLHCNDLGHPGNYETTLASFDVPKGIKPNPAVGSRDTILYATHVQFHSYAGTTWRDFESGAPEIADYVNKHDHLIIDVGQVTLDETTTMTADGPMEYDLHSLNGLKWANCDVELETGAGVVPFLYMPRAPVPSVQWGIGLELFLLIKDANKVCLTTDHPNAGPFTRYPRIKAWLMSNKYRMEYIEEKLHSWAQRRSSIATIDREYTFYEIAQVSRSTPAKALGLSDVKGHLGVGADADIAIYDINPETTDPSNDYMEIEKAFENASYVLKDGKIIVKDGNVVKTREHGRTYWVDTQVEEDIYKEVLADVERKFKQYYSVNLENYPVQDTYLPKSAPVKGVML; encoded by the coding sequence ATGGAGCTTATAATAAAAAACGGATTTGTTTACTGCCCCCTAAACGACATTGACGGGGAAAAGATGGACATATGCGTCAAAGACGGTAAAATCGTTGAAAGCGTCAGCGACGATGCAAAAGTTATCGACGCCTCAGGCAAAATAGTAATGCCTGGAGGTGTGGATCCACACGCACACATAGCAGGCCCAAAAGTCAACATAGGAAGAACCTACAGGCCAGAAGACAGTAAAAAAGCCGCTGCAAAATTTAAAGGTGGAAGAGCCGGGAGCGGATTTTCAGTCCCTTCAACCTTCATGGCAGGATACAATTATGCAAAGATGGGCTATACCACTGCAATGGAAGCTGCAATGCCACCATTACTCGCAAGACACACACACGAAGAATTCCATGACACACCCCTAATAGACCATTCAGCCTACACACTATTCGGTAACAACTGGTTCGTAATGGAATACCTCAAAGAAGGAGATATCGACAGATGCGCAGCATACGCATCATGGCTCCTAAAAGCCACAAAAGGCTACACCATCAAACTTGTGAACCCTGCAGGTACAGAAGCATGGGGATGGGGTGGAAACGTTCATGGCATACACGAACCCGCACCATACTTTGATATCACCCCCGCAGAGATCATAAAAGGACTCGCAGAAGTCAATGAGAAATTAAGAATGCCACATTCAATACACTTACATTGTAACGACCTCGGACACCCTGGTAATTACGAGACAACACTCGCATCCTTTGACGTCCCCAAGGGCATAAAACCCAACCCGGCAGTAGGAAGCAGAGATACAATATTATATGCTACGCACGTACAATTCCATAGTTATGCCGGGACAACATGGAGAGACTTCGAATCAGGAGCCCCAGAAATAGCAGATTATGTGAACAAACATGACCATCTAATCATAGACGTTGGACAAGTAACATTAGATGAAACAACCACCATGACAGCAGATGGTCCAATGGAATACGACCTGCACTCACTAAACGGCCTCAAATGGGCAAACTGTGACGTCGAACTCGAAACCGGTGCAGGTGTAGTCCCATTCTTATACATGCCAAGAGCGCCGGTCCCATCAGTCCAATGGGGGATAGGCCTAGAATTATTCCTATTAATCAAGGATGCTAACAAAGTTTGTCTTACAACAGACCATCCAAACGCCGGCCCATTCACCAGGTACCCAAGGATCAAAGCTTGGCTAATGAGTAACAAATACAGAATGGAATATATAGAAGAGAAATTGCACAGTTGGGCCCAGAGAAGGAGCAGCATAGCCACCATTGACAGAGAATACACATTCTATGAAATAGCCCAAGTTTCAAGATCCACACCAGCAAAAGCCCTTGGATTAAGTGATGTTAAAGGACACCTTGGAGTGGGTGCAGATGCTGATATAGCAATATATGATATCAACCCAGAGACCACAGACCCATCCAACGATTACATGGAAATCGAAAAAGCATTCGAAAATGCAAGCTACGTCCTAAAAGATGGGAAAATAATAGTAAAAGATGGTAACGTTGTCAAGACAAGAGAACATGGAAGAACATACTGGGTTGACACCCAAGTAGAAGAAGACATATACAAAGAAGTCCTAGCTGATGTTGAAAGAAAATTCAAACAATACTATTCTGTAAACCTAGAGAATTATCCTGTACAAGATACATATCTGCCAAAGTCTGCTCCAGTTAAAGGGGTGATGTTATGA
- the fwdD gene encoding tungsten-dependent formylmethanofuran dehydrogenase subunit FwdD, whose translation MRAILNTGRTIWQGQAIEAGKDLKLYVDAAAIVYMNPEMMRELGVKEGDNVKVISEYGDVVVKVAEAKEALPEDMIYIPMGPWANRVVRPNTDSTATPSFKNIPVEVIPTDEEVLDMPTLMKKVYGKLGQI comes from the coding sequence ATGAGAGCAATACTAAATACTGGTAGAACCATATGGCAAGGACAAGCCATAGAAGCCGGGAAAGACCTTAAATTATACGTGGATGCTGCTGCAATAGTCTACATGAACCCCGAGATGATGAGAGAACTGGGAGTAAAAGAAGGCGACAACGTAAAAGTCATCTCAGAATACGGAGACGTTGTCGTTAAAGTTGCCGAAGCAAAAGAAGCCCTACCAGAAGACATGATATACATTCCAATGGGGCCATGGGCCAATCGCGTTGTAAGACCCAACACAGACTCCACAGCAACACCAAGCTTTAAAAACATTCCTGTAGAAGTCATACCAACAGATGAAGAAGTCCTTGACATGCCCACATTAATGAAAAAAGTTTATGGCAAACTCGGTCAAATTTAA
- a CDS encoding 4Fe-4S binding protein gives MAIELKAYPDLCHGCGNCVVACPVNALRSPEIAGGKGPTEDVEVIMIVEDGVINIKNPDLCGKCGTCVESCPVDAIRLEESE, from the coding sequence ATGGCAATCGAATTAAAAGCATACCCAGACCTCTGTCACGGGTGTGGAAACTGCGTCGTAGCATGTCCAGTAAATGCCCTAAGAAGTCCTGAAATCGCAGGAGGTAAAGGACCAACAGAAGACGTAGAAGTTATAATGATAGTAGAAGATGGTGTCATCAACATAAAAAATCCAGATCTTTGCGGAAAATGTGGAACATGCGTTGAAAGCTGTCCCGTAGATGCAATAAGACTGGAGGAATCAGAATGA
- the fwdF gene encoding tungsten-dependent formylmethanofuran dehydrogenase subunit FwdF, with translation METTEVIEEGGNITVERAGEETRKLSFNNGLCAVCGLCEEICPVEAIEVNPTGAMIRTEQETGKITIDEEKCVLCGMCSSICPFQALDLQIDGTSIKEIPAYPQLLKSAEIDEEECINCKACETACPQDAITITRDLPERKDLVTGEIEIDKDTCIYCGICEEMCPADAIEITYEEPTSINPVIASDINVDEDKCVHCGICKRVCPVDAIMQVCRICPYGDYEIEEPEITGTSYIDPELCVNCGWCQEICPVDAAKVTKPFEGELILDEEKCQGCETCVMVCPCNVLSFPKPEKPGEKPEKLHKDEKFCIYCGACEKSCPVDAITVKRTNINYTPTRSKAWQNAFESLTK, from the coding sequence ATGGAGACTACAGAAGTAATAGAGGAAGGGGGGAACATCACAGTTGAAAGAGCCGGCGAAGAAACGCGAAAATTGTCTTTCAACAACGGTCTCTGCGCAGTCTGCGGATTATGTGAAGAAATATGCCCAGTAGAAGCAATTGAAGTCAACCCCACAGGTGCCATGATCAGGACAGAACAAGAAACAGGTAAAATAACAATAGACGAAGAAAAATGCGTACTATGCGGGATGTGCAGTTCAATATGCCCATTCCAAGCACTAGATCTTCAAATAGATGGCACATCCATAAAAGAAATCCCAGCATATCCACAACTGTTAAAATCTGCCGAAATCGACGAAGAAGAATGCATAAACTGTAAAGCTTGTGAAACAGCATGCCCACAAGACGCCATAACCATAACAAGAGACCTCCCAGAAAGAAAAGATCTAGTCACGGGAGAAATCGAAATAGACAAAGACACATGCATCTACTGCGGAATCTGTGAAGAAATGTGCCCAGCAGACGCCATCGAAATAACCTACGAAGAACCAACATCAATAAACCCAGTTATAGCAAGCGACATCAACGTAGACGAAGACAAATGCGTACACTGTGGAATCTGCAAGAGAGTATGCCCAGTCGACGCAATAATGCAAGTATGTAGAATCTGCCCATACGGAGACTATGAAATAGAAGAACCAGAAATAACAGGAACATCCTACATAGACCCCGAATTATGTGTCAACTGTGGATGGTGCCAAGAAATTTGCCCAGTAGACGCTGCCAAGGTCACAAAACCATTCGAAGGCGAACTAATACTCGACGAAGAAAAATGTCAAGGATGCGAAACATGCGTCATGGTATGCCCATGTAACGTCCTCTCATTCCCCAAACCGGAAAAACCCGGAGAAAAACCCGAAAAGCTCCACAAAGACGAAAAATTCTGCATCTACTGTGGAGCATGCGAAAAATCTTGTCCTGTAGATGCAATAACAGTCAAAAGGACAAACATCAACTACACACCAACCAGATCAAAAGCATGGCAAAATGCATTCGAATCCTTAACAAAATAA